GGCAGGAAGTTATGGTACCAACGACGGGACACATTGTTGTCGAGACTGGAGGAAGGCGCAGCAATCGGCATGGACGGTGTTGTCACGATGCAACCGTTTTATGAAAAAGGAGGCTTTGAAATTGCCTTCAGGGATGAGCGTCATGAAAAGACCGGCGAACCTTTTGAGGTCGACGAAAAAATATCTTCCATCGTGGAAGACGACATGGAATCTGTCCTGGCTTATGATCAAAAATGTTTTGGATTTGCGCGCCCGCAATTTCTTAAACCCTGGCTCAAAATGCCCGGGGTAAAAACCTTTAAATACCTCGACAATGGTAAAATAAAGGGATTTGCGGTGGTCAGAAAAGTGAATACCGGATTTAAAATTTGTCCCTTATTTGCAGATGACGGCCTGGTCGCAGAAGAATTGTACAAGGCTTGCCTGAATGCTGTCATCGGGGAACCCTTATACATGGATATTCCGGTTGTGAATTCAGCGGCAATGGCTCTTACACAGAAGTATCAGACCAGGTATGTTTTTGAATGCGCGCGCATGTACTACGGCAAGGCACCTGAGATGAAAATAGAGAACGTGTTTGGGGTGACTACTTTTGAGTTGGGGTAAAAATCATTCAAATTCATTCAAATTGCGATGAATTAGAATAAAATAAATAATCCCTCCTTTATAATTGGATGATTCAGGTGATTTTAAGATACTTATGGCATAAAATTCCAACGAATCATTGCATGGTTTTGGCAATACTTAAAATCTACCCCCTTTAAAAATTCGGATATTGCTGCGTATGCTCAGGCACGATAACATCATATTCCGCTTGAAGGAAGGTAACGATATCCACCAGCTCCTGAACCGTCATGACTTCGTTGTAGATCTTCATTTTTGAGTGCCCGAGGGAGTCCACCAGGGCGCCCGGCAATGATTTGCTGATCTTGTGAGAAGGATTGATGACGGCGGTAAGCAGTTCACCATAGGTTTTGATCGTTGGGACCTTGCCTCCCAGGGGCAGTTTTAAATTTTCCTCATTGCCCAGCCATTCAATATCTGCAATGCTGTGGCAGGCGTTGCAATTCAACTGGACAAAATCGATCTTTCCGGCGGCGGCATCGCCATCGGGCAATGCAAATCCACTGCCTTCACTCACACATCCGGTAAAAACGAAAAAGAAAATTAAGGCAATAAAGATCCCCATCAGGGAGGGCAGGTTAAAAATTTTATTTTCAGTAATCATAATAATTGGTTTTGGAATGGTTAACAATACATTTGGAACACGCATTATAAATTTAGTCCCTTTTCCGGGAGCATGAAATGACATTTGTCAATATTCCATTGAAAAGCAAATCACTCCACCCGGTGAAACAGCACGAATTCCTTTTTTCATCAGTATCTTGCTCTTCTTTTAAAAAAACCATACTAAAAAAAACTTCTCATGCCTGATTTATACCTTCCTTACCACGATCAATACAAAGCCGAATTAATGGAAATGATCCATGCCTTGTACAGGGATGACCCTGAAGGAGAAAAAATGTCGGAAGATAAAATCGAAAGGACGATCGATTTTCTGGCTTCACATCCTGAAAACGGGCAAATCATGCTCCTGTCCAGGTCAGAAAACATCATCGGTTACGCAATTCTGATCCGCTACTGGAGTAATGAGTATGGCGGACTGCTGCTTTTCCTGGATGAGCTGTTTGTCAAGGAAGAATTTCGCGAAAAAGGGATCGGAACGCATTTTATCCAACACCTGCTGGGCAGCGTTGGCGAAGATTTTAAGGCCGTGTTTTTGGAAGTGATTCCTTCCAATGACCGGGCATTACAATTATACCAGCGACTGGGGTTTCAGCCTGCGAAAAACAGGTATCTTCGGTATGTACTTTAAAA
This sequence is a window from Lewinellaceae bacterium. Protein-coding genes within it:
- a CDS encoding GNAT family N-acetyltransferase translates to MIEINKLQFHPMGLEGLNTLMQWAREEGWNPGLHDAEVFWATDPEGFYGCYLEGELIGGGSIVSYGGAFGFMGFFIVKPQYRSCGVGRKLWYQRRDTLLSRLEEGAAIGMDGVVTMQPFYEKGGFEIAFRDERHEKTGEPFEVDEKISSIVEDDMESVLAYDQKCFGFARPQFLKPWLKMPGVKTFKYLDNGKIKGFAVVRKVNTGFKICPLFADDGLVAEELYKACLNAVIGEPLYMDIPVVNSAAMALTQKYQTRYVFECARMYYGKAPEMKIENVFGVTTFELG
- a CDS encoding cytochrome C, which encodes MITENKIFNLPSLMGIFIALIFFFVFTGCVSEGSGFALPDGDAAAGKIDFVQLNCNACHSIADIEWLGNEENLKLPLGGKVPTIKTYGELLTAVINPSHKISKSLPGALVDSLGHSKMKIYNEVMTVQELVDIVTFLQAEYDVIVPEHTQQYPNF
- a CDS encoding GNAT family N-acetyltransferase, encoding MPDLYLPYHDQYKAELMEMIHALYRDDPEGEKMSEDKIERTIDFLASHPENGQIMLLSRSENIIGYAILIRYWSNEYGGLLLFLDELFVKEEFREKGIGTHFIQHLLGSVGEDFKAVFLEVIPSNDRALQLYQRLGFQPAKNRYLRYVL